The DNA window GTAAGTCCTGCTCCGAGGGCACCAGGCTGCGGGGTCTGCGGCGGGGGCTCAGTAAGCCTTGGCGCCCTGTGCGCGCGACGCGCAGACTTTGCCACTGTCCTTGCCCGTAAGGGACAAGACTGCTTTCGGGGTCTCTGTGCCAGCCGCCGTGTCTACCACAAAGCCAGACTGactgaggaggaaagggagagtgagGCCCCCCCAGCCCGAGCGGCCAGCATCTGTGCATGTGCCAGCGCCCGGCCCTGCCGCTCTGCCCTCAGCCGTGGGGGGTTGGTGACTCCCGAGGCTCTAGGGCCGAGCCCTCCAGGTCCCACCCGAGAGGGGAATGCTGCCTCTTGTCGCGCGCTTCAGTGCTTTTACACTGTGCCTGCTTCTTGTCCTCAGCTACACACAACGAGTAAAAATCCTTCCTGCTCAAGATCGTCCTTCCAATGGctgtatatttaaagattttgggAGCTTCGCTGAATCGTTGATGTGTAGTGAACACACCTCCTTGCACCCCACTTTTGTAGTCTTCTCGGTTCTGATCTTGTCAAACACAGCCTGACTGCTTCTGACCCCCAGCTGGCCTCCTCGCTAGACCTTTCTTTTGAAGGAAGCGCTGTCCGTTTTTAAGGGTTTTAAAAACGTTCTGAGAAGCACTTCAGATCCTCCTTTGTTGTTTCTACCAGGAGCCATACGTTTTTTAGGAAATCGCTGGGGGTTGTGTTGCCGTTTTTGCTCCTCTTTTTAGCGGGGTCAGGCCCCTGAAGTTGGGCGCCCCGGTCTCTTAAGATTGAACGGACTCTGAATCCGCTTTTTGTCGGAAGCTGAGCACGCTGTGGCTTTTTCCAACTCTGTGTAACGTTTCTGAGTGTCGCGTGGTAGGACCCGTCCTGCGGCAGCCACAGAGGCGCTCCGGCTGCCCTGGGCCTGGCGAGAACGGCCCTTCTATGCTATGTATGACCCGCAGTAGATCGCAGACGTCCCTCGAAAGgttcttgaaaatgtttatttatattgtcCTTTTTTACTGGAAGACGTATGCATATCTTATCGATGTTGTATTTGAAGTGGTTAAGGAATCCTTGTACGCAGTTTTCTTTGGCTTCACGAAGCCGATTAAAAGACCGTCTGAAATGAACCTTGCTCTGACAATTTCCCTTTCATTGCACAACACACGCCCTGCTCCGGGTCGAGACAGTCGGAACGGAGCGGAGAGCAGTTTGAGGAGGAGGTCTGCCAGTCCTGCCAGAGGCCCCCGGAGAGCTAGACAGGGAGGGCAGGACAGACGGACGCTTGCCGGGCCCCGTGTGACAGCGGACTGCCGTGGGTCCCGGTGCCGGCGAGGAGGCGGGTGACGCGGAGAGCAGTTCAGCAGGGCCAGTGGGCGCTCGGGCACGGGACGCCGACCCAGACCGCCTTAGTTCAGAGGCAGGCCAGAGAGCGGGCAGCAGGCAGCGTCCCTGGGCGACCGCAGACTGACCGGCTCGTTAGCTAGCTCTGCTGTTGCTTTACAAGTTCTGAGCTCTCACCGCTAGCCTATGGAAGCTGCAGCCCCTCGGAGGACAGACGTGTTGTGCGCCCAACAGAACCCTCTGAGACGCAAGCTGCTCCCTTGGCTAGCTCTATGTGGAAGTAGCCCTGTAATTCGAGGTAACTCCTGCTCGCGTCCGCAACCCTCCGCTTGTCGAGAGCTCGCTTGAAAGTCAAGTCAGATGCCTGGGGAATGGTCCTCTGACggtttctccttttccatttttttttccttttttccttttttttttttttaaatcaagtttgcACTAGAGTCAGACCTTGGCCATTGACCGTTCCCCGCCTGCAGCCAGGCGTGCGGCCAGGCAGCCACGCCTCAGGAATAGGTTCGATCCGTAAGCAGGATTGCAGGCCACCGAACGCCCTGGTTTTCGGAATTTTTGTTCGTCTGAGGACCGTCTTTTCCAGACCTTATTCAGGCTCCTAACTAGCGTTCTCTGACGTCTGCTGCCGCCACGAGTTTCCCCAGAGCCCACTCTCTTCTCTCAGCAGCTCCGTCCCAGTGGTAGCTGGCTCTGCTGAGGGGCGGCACGTGGCCTGGCCCATCGGAAAGGCGCAGGCCCACCCCGGGCACGCCAGCCTGTGACGGGGCCGCTGCCGGGATGCCCCGATGACTAGCTTGAGACCCTCCTAGGAGCCGTGGATGGTTTcgggggagaggggatggggcaGATGCAAGCCGTAGTGGGGACACTGGGCGTAACGCTTCTTTGCTTTGGCAGGTTGAAAGGAAGCCAGTGTGACTTGAAAGGGTGGCCAGAGAACAGCGATGACCTGGGGTCAGTGTCCCAGGAGGGCCATCCCCTGGAAGCCAGAGGCATGGCTGCTTACCTCCGACCATGTACCTGTAAGTGctcttctggggtgggggaggccccTTGGCCCTGGTTGTGCCCGGCCCATCCAGTGGGTTCTCTCCTGAGCTGCCCCACTGGGACCCCAGCCGGAGGTTGGGCTTCCCACTGGACCCCTCCTTATCCCCCTGCTTCTTGTTTTCCAGCGGGTGCACCCCTGGGGAGGCGGAGGTGCTGGGTGCACCCCTGGGGAGGCGGAGGTGCTGGGTGCACGTGGCCGGGAGGACCAGCCGTGTGCCAGTGTGCACCGCAGCGAGTACTCTCCCTCGACGGGAGCGGGACCTGGACGTTGGATTTGAATAAACGCCTGGTGTGTCCACACGGAGATCTGAGTTTGGCTTGAGGGCGTGGCCGCAGAGCCCGGGGTGGAGAGGGACTTGGGGGAGTCGGCCAGGGAAACCATCTCCTGGCCTTTGTTCAGGGCCCAAGCTGAGCCCAAGCAGGAGTGACCACCTCCTCACTCGGTCGTCTCCTTGGGCGGTTCTCGTGGGTTCAGCAGGCAGGGTGCCAGGTGGGGGTGGTCCCCAGCCCCCCTCATCTGAGGCCGGCACCGCTCTCCCGGGGTCTTGGTATAGTGACCCCCAGAGCCTCCCATTTTGAGTTGCCTGCAGGGCGGAGCTTGCTTCCTGGGCTGGTTGCCTCCTGCCCCCGTCTTGGGGTGCAGAGCACGGAGGCTGACCCTTGGTGGCGCTGCCCTGGGCCCTGAGCTGCGCACCCTCGCtgccagtggggtggggagggtgatgGCGGGGAGCCCAGAGCCCGGTCAGTGTAGCCTGCGGCCCTGAGAGCGCGGTGCCCCCACCAGCTGGATCCCCACCCTCTGCCCGGGGTGAGAGCAGCCGCAGGTCCCGGGACCGAGCGCCTGGAGAGACTGCCCCTCGCGGTGTTGCGGACCGTGGGCTGGGGTCCCACCATGGATGCGGGGAGCGCTTCCCCAGGGAGGCGGCGCGGGCGGGCTGGGGGCCGCGGAGCCCGAGGTGCGCGCGCAGCAGGCCGAGCGCCGCGCCCTGCGGGCCCCGCCCGAGAGTGCCCGGGGAGCCGCGCGGTGGGGGCGGTCTCTGCGGGCGCCAGACCCCGCCCCCAGGGCCCATTGGCTGACTCCGCCCCCGCGCCGCTGAGTGACAACTGCGCGGAGGCGGGGCGCAGCCACCGCTTCCGCCGGGCCATGGGGCCGCGCGTGTCGCTGCggccgctgctgctgctggtgctgctgccGCGGGCGCTGCTGTGCGGAGCCGAGGAGGCCGCGCCCCCGTCGCCGCGCCCCGCGCAAGCCACGCTGTCGCCAACGCCCGCCGTGACGAACGGGAGCCAGCCGGGCTCGCCGCACAACAGCACGTACTCGCGGCCGCCGGGCTCGCCGGGCTCGGCGCTGCTGCGTTCCTTCTACGTGCTCACGGGCCTCAGCGGCCTGGCCGCGCTCTACTTCCTCATCCGGGCGTTCAGGTGCGTGCGCCGCGCAccgcccccgccgcccggccGCGGCCAGTCGTCAAGCGCCTGGCGCCTCACGTGActgcgccccgccccgcccctcggcGCGGACGGGCGGCGCGCGCTCGTCACGTGGGCGGGGCGGGATGGGCGGGGCGGGGGACTGGGCCCCGCCCCTCTGCGGCTGCCTGTGCGGCGGCGCCGCTGGGTCCGCGTCCGTGGTGGACCTCGGCTGGGTCGCCCCCGCGCTGGCCGGCGGGCCCGGTAAGCCGGCGGGGTCCTACGGGGGGCGTTGGCCCGCGGCGCCGAGCGTGCCCAGACCCCCCCGGACAGGCCCTTCCCGGGCTCCGGTGACCGCGTCCGCGGAGCCGTGTCCCCTTCCTGCGCGTGGCGGGAGGGCCGGGAGCGGGGCCTCTCCCCGAGCCGGGCCTCCGTGAGGACCTTCGGAGCCACGGAGAGTCCCTGTGGCGGGCGGAGCTGGACGGGGGGGCGTAGACTCGGCAGCGCCGTGGCGCGGCTCGGAGGGGTCTGGTCGCGGGGCGGGCGCGAAGCAGGACGGGGTGTCAGCACCCCAGCCCTGGACGCGCCCGCGCGTGGACCCCGAGCTTGCCTGGGCCTGCTTGCAGGTTGAAGAAGCCGCAGAGGCGGAGGTATGGTCTGCTGGCCAGCAGCGACGACCCCGCGGAGACGGCATCGCTGGACAGCGACGAGGAGGTCGTTTTCGAGACGCGGAATCTGAGATGGTAGCACGGGCCTCCCCTCGAGCGCCAGGGGCTCCTGTCGCGGGGCAGCGGGGCGGCCCAGGTCGGAGGGTCGGGGGCTGGGGGCCGCGGAGGCCTCGCCGTGATCGCAGGGCTGGCCTTGCAGCTGCGCGCTGTGTGGCCCCGGAGCAGGGCTCCCCGGCCGGGCCTCCCGCAGTCCGCTCTCCAAGGCTGCACTGGGCTGCGGTGCTGCACCAGTGGCGTTGGCTGTGCTCGACCCCGAAGGCCCCAGTGTCTGGGCGGAGAAGAAACTGTGGCAGCTGCGGAGGGTCTGGGTCAGGGATGGCCTCCGTCGGGCCCCAGGCCCCGGAGGAGTATCAGGGCCTACTGGGCACAGTGCCCACAACCAGTCTGAAGCAGGAGTGAGGGCCTGCCTAACCCCAGCCCCAGtgtgctggggtgggaggtgcaGGCGTGGAGGCCAAGAGACCAGAAGACCCTTCAGGTTTTTCAGGCCCGGAGGGGAGGCGTTGGTGTGGTCTGAGATCCTCTGTGGCTGGGGGGCCCCTCCTCCTGAGCTGGGCCATCTGGTAGGGCCCAACAGCTCTTTGTGGTGGACCTTGGTGGACTACAGTGGAGGGGCCGGGCAGGTGTGGGCTCTGCTCATCCCTTGCGGGATGGACCCCAGGCACAGCGGGGTCTCACGGTCTGCTCCTCACCTCCAGACGCTCCGGTTAGGGAGGTGGCGTTTCCAGAAGCCCCGGGGAGAGGACCAGCGATGGACCCAGCTCCCAGTGTCTGGTGCacccctctgaccctcctgccgGCTTTGACACGGACTCCAAGAGCCTGTCTCGCTGGCGCCTCAGCCCGAAGCCGCCTCAACCCTTCGCCCAAACAGGACTGTGTCGGACGCTGGGTGGAAATCAGAGGCCCCGGAGAACGGCGGGACTGTGACtggtgctgctccccctgctccgtGGGGATGGGGCAGCCCCAGCGAAcactgggtgggtggggagggcggcAGGGGGACCTGTCCGGGGGTGTCTTCCCGCAGGGCTGGGGACAATAAAAGCCGCCGTGGATGTGTAgctgctgctctgctctgtgcAGGGCCCAACCCTGTGTGACAACGCGCAGGTGGCCGGGGCCCATCTGTGACCGAGTCGGGCTTCTGTGGACCTGTCTGCAGCTGTCCTGGGGGTCCAGTGAGTCCCCCAGGGTAGACGGTGAGCTGGGGGAGACCTGCCTTACCTGCCTGGACAAGGTTCTTCAGGGACCTTGTCTCTGAGCCCAGAGAGAACAATGTTCAGGTCAAAGCTCTTGTTCAagggctccctcctctctgctggcGGAAGCCGGAGTCCCATTCTCCAGTACCCCGGGCGGCCCTGCTCGCACCTCCAGCTCGTTTGGGGGTGTTTCCCAAGGAGCCCTGGGGCGGGAGTGCGGGGGCTGGAGGTTCTGCAGCCTTGGACCCCCGTGCCCCCCGCACCCTTCCCCAGCGGCCGTGTGGAAGTGTCCCCTGTGAGGCGGTTGGTGGGTTTCTCTGTGGGCCTCGTTCTCCTTGTGAGCTGCGGTTTCTGGGCAGATTCCGGTTCTGGCCGGACACCCCCGACCCCCTAGGTTTGATGCCCAAGAGTCAGAGGAGAGGGGCTGGCCAGTGGCCACCCAACCGTGTCTTTGTGAGGCGCTGCCACCAGGTGGCAGCCTTGTGCCGGGCAACCTCTTCCCTGcgggcctgggtggggggtgctgggggggtGCGGCCTGTCTTCCCTCACTGCCTGTGGTGCAGATGGGAACTAGGGCCAGCTGGGGCCTCCGTTTCTCACGCCTTGTCCTGAGCCCCACCTTGTCCCCCGTCCACGGGGGCGTGAGCAGAGCCTCCTGCCTGCTCGGGACCTGCCAGCCCCGTGGGCCCAGCCACTTCCCGGGCCGGTTGACCTTCCCCACGGAGTGAAGCCCGGACCCCTGCCCGCTGCCAACATGCAGAAAAGCCATCTCCACCATAGCCAGCTGGTCCCCCCCTTTCAGCCGCAGTCTCCTGCGATGGTCCCTAGTCTGCTTCCCTCGGCATCTCAGatggcctcctccccaccccaagtgGGCTCacatttcccctttcttctctggtGGCCAGCTGCTGCCTCCCGGAAGTCCTCCCTGACTGCTCCTCACATCCTCTTTCGGGAAGGTCTTGCACGGAGGGTCCCGTGGGAAAGTCCAGCACAGCCAGCGTCCCTGAGCAGCCCGGAGATGTCCCAGCCCCTGCTCCACTGGCCCTGGTTCTTTGTCCATCTGTTCCCACCAcgggtctctgtctctgtgatttGGGGCCGCTGCGGCTTTCTCTGACTGTGACTCTCCGCCTGCCTGTCTGTATCTCTCCATCTGCGTCATCTCTTCCCCTCGCTCGTCTTTGCCACCCGTCCCTGTGTATCAGACCCGCTGGGACACATTTTTAACAGGCACGCAGAGGCCGTCCCCAGCTCTCCCGTCCTGTGATCTGCGCCCCTTTCCCACAGCTCGGAGCGATTTTTCGAGCTTCAAAAGGCACATTAATTACTCTAATGAGGTCAGGAGAGACCCTCCGCTCTGCCACCCGGAGCTGGGAACACACTGCATGTGCCCCCCAGGCCCGGCCGCCTCGTGCCCACCCCAGTTGGGCAGGGTGGGGTGCCCCCGCCGGCTTCCCGGCCCTTATCCCTATCAGCTGCCGCGTGCCTGTGCACCCACACCCCCATGGGGGCGCCGAGTGATTGGCGGCCCCCGCCAAGGTTAATGCACTATCAGCAGGAAGTTCTCAGCGGCTAGAAGCCAGGAGAGGGGCCAGTCAGCTGGAGATGAAAGTCCCTGCCCAGGGCCTGTCGGCTCCAGGGCCCATGTGTGCACGCGGACGAGCAGGAGGGGGATCTCCGAACTCCCCTCCACCTCTGGCACGCACGCGCAGGCGTGTGGATACACACACCAGTGTCCCTGCACCGGGAGGAGGGATGCACAGACCCATTGCCCAGAGCCCTGGAGGCCCCTCCCGACACCTCAGCTCCCCACCACTGTCACCGGCGGCACACACGCTGGGCAGGGCCAAGGGCCGGGGTTGGGTCTCGGGCTCTCACAGAGGACAGGACCTGCCCCCGGCCTCAGTGCCCCATCTGGTCGCTCCCGAAGGGACGTCTCAAAGCCAGGCTGAACCGGGCTGATGGCCCCTGGCGGGGGTCAAGGCCAGGTGTCTTCCCAGGAGCTGAGGGACCTCCTCTGCTGGCTCTGGTAGGGGTCTCCCCCTGGCCAAGCCGGGGCCGCTGAAGACCATTAGAGCCAAGGCGGAGGCAGCTTGGGTCTGATCTGTTCTTTACCGAGAAACTTCTCGCTTTCTCCCTGCCGCTGCAGACTTCAAAGGTGTAAGGGCACTGGGTACTGATTCCAAGCCATAGGGACTCACCCTGTGGGCAGCAGGGGGCGGGTactggggtgggggtcaggggtgCAGTCTGGGCCTGGCCTGGACAAGACCCTCCCCAAATCTGGGGCAGACCCCTAAGACCAGGTGGACAGGGACGTACCCCATCAGAGACCCCAGATCCAGATCTGGGCCTGGGGCTGACAGCAAACCCTGAATGACCTTTGTCCTTGCCTGAGCCTTGAACCCAAACTGACCCCTGTCCCCAGAGGCAACCTGATCTCTGACTCTTCACTCCAGAAGAAGCTTACCCCAGGATGATCCCCGGCCCCAGCTGACGTCCCCTGCTGCCCCAGCCGGTGGCACCTGAAACGGCTGCCAGCCCCGGAGTCAGGGCCCCCAGCAGGACAGGAGTCCCCAGGAGCCACTGTGCCCCTGCCCCCACGCTGCCTGGGACCAGGCCTGGagtgccctgccctcccctccgcAGGGACCCTCCTCCAGGAGCTGCCTGCGGGGGTGCAGAGAGGCTGAATGGGGGACGCACGCCTTTGTTCCTGTCCCTGCTCTGGCTCTGaccttgagagagagacaagaacagaaggaaaacagagctTCAGCTCAAATCCGCTCAGACAGCGGCTCTGGCGGTTCTTGCCTTGGTGGCCCCTGCATGCTAATGAGCAGACCCGCTGTCGCGGGGCCTCTGTCAGGCAGTGCCCTCTGCCTGGTGTGTCCTGCCcagctcccctcacccctgcggGTCCAAGTCCTGCCGAGTCTGATGGAGGAAACCCCAGCCCCAACTGTGAGGTCCCATCAAATCAGAGGACAGAGGGAGCTTCCAGAAGACCCCTCTTTGTCAGGCAGACACTGGACTGGGCTGGGCatgctgcccccccccacaccgGCCCCGGGGCTTATGGCCCTACTGCCATACCTGTGCCTGGGGAGAGCTCCCCACTGGGAGCGACCACCCCTGTGCTCTCCGGAGAGCCAGACCCGTCAGCCTGGGTGAGGCCGGCCTGTGCTGCTGGAGCCCCTGCCCCACAGTCCGCGGTGTCCAGAGGCTGTATTTGAAGGCCCTGCCAGGTGACCCCGAGCCAGTTCTGGCTTCTCTGGGCCTGCTGGGCCTGCCCTGGCTACTGGCTATGGACAGGTTCCCACCCTGCTCTCTGGAGCCACGGGGCCACCCCTGGGACTTGGGTACCCGTAGTCAGGTAAGAGGACAAACCCAGAAGCCAGAACGCCCAGAACAGACCGGCTGAGTTCCCCGGAGGGCAGAGGACCGAGAacctgccgggggtggggggcagggacgGACGGGCCTTGGTGGATGAGGGGAGCCCGAGGGCCAGAGCAAGGGAAAGACTCTGAGAGAGGCCGCAGCGGGGCGCGGGCCGGGACGCACGTCGGAGCAGCAGCGACACACCAGAGGTACATGGCCGGGATGGGTCCGTCCACCTGGCCGAGGGGACGCTTGCTCTGCCAGTCTTCGGACTTGTGGTAACCCCCCACGTGGGAACTTCCAGCTCAAGCGCTCTTGGCTCCTGGACCTTGTACTTCACCGGGCCCGGGCCCGGGTAACAAACCCAGAGCGGTGGGACCCGGCTGGACACCATGATGGTTTCCAGCCAGCACCTGGGGACAGAGCACCTCGACAGACAGAAAGGCGGTGGCGTGACCAAGGATAGCAGTGGATGGACAGGCCCCCAGTTCCTCACCTGCAGTCCGCTGCCCAGGAGCGATGACTCGGAGTCCCCTGAACAGGCCAGGCACTCCGGGCCTTTGCTTATGCTGTACCCTCTGCCCAagtccccttccctgcctccctcccccgaCAGATTTCGCCTGTGTGTCGCCTGTAATCTGCTGCTGGCCTGGTTCCCACATGGGGCTGCTTGGCGCCCACCCCAAGCCGCGTGGTTAGACTACCTGTGTCTGGCCCTATTTTTTGCCCGGCACCCTTAGGAGCTGGAGCAGGGACTTGGGTTCCatttcccagaagaggaaacagaagccatGAGAGGATGAGTGATGGTCCTGGGGTCCCCCAGGGAGGCAGTAGCTTTGGCTACTCCAGGGCAGTAGCTTTGGTGGTCCAGGACTTTGGACTTCGGGGGAGCAGGGAGTTTATGGGGTCTGGGTTTAATGAccgaggggagatgggtgaatcctccctgggcctcctgccCCTCGCCAGCGGCCAGGCTCTGCAGACTGCCTTGGTGGCCCGACTGACAGGAACTCGGGGACCCTGGGCCAGGTCCTAGTGAGAATGATCATGAGGACGGGGGTGGCACGAGGCGGGCCCATTCCGAGTCCGAGTCCGGCCTCTCCGAGGCAGGACCCCGGCggggttggggcgggggcgggggggtgcccGCAGCCCCGCCGGGGACCGGCCCGGCCCGGTTCGGCCAGGCTGGCGGGCGCGCAGGAGGCAGGAGCCCGGAGGCCCCCCGCAACCCTCACCCCCGCGCTCAGCCCCCCGCGTGGCCGGGGCGCGGCAGGAGGGGGCGCCCGCGGCCCTCCCGGCGCTCGGGCGGGACAAAGGCCGgagccccggcccctccccagcggctgcggcggcggcggcggcccgcgCTGCGAGAGTCCGCGCGGCCGGGGCCGGCGCCCGGGGCGACCCCGGCGCCTCGCCCGCCGCCGCCTGCCTTCTCGGCGCCCGAGGTCGCGCGCGCCCCGGCGAGGGCGGCCGCGGATCTCCAAGCGCCGGCGCGCCCTCCtcccgcccgccccgcgcccgccccgcgcccgccccgcgcccgcccgctcggcggcggcggaggaggcGGAGACGGCTGGCAGGCGGCGGCCAGGCGAGCGCGGGGCGGCCGGACCGGGGCCATGGCGCCCGCGCAGCGcccgctgctgccgctgctgctgctgctgctgccgctgccgccgccgccctccGCGCGCGCCGAGGACGCCGCCCGCGCCAACTCGGACCGCTACGCCGTCTACTGGAACCGCAGCAACCCCAGGTGAGCGCGGCCGCGCGCGGGGAGGCGGCGCCGGcgccccgggcccccccccccccccccccccgccgccgcccgacCCTCCCGCCGCCCCGGCCCGGCCTCCCCGCCCCGACTCGGGGCGGCCCCCCGCGCGCTGCGCCTCGGGAGTGGGGGCGCCGGGTCCCGCGCGCCAGCCCCCGGGGAGTTCCGGCGCCCCGGAGTCCGGGGGACTCCCGCTCCGCATGcatccccaccaccccccgcGCGCCCCACCGGACGCCCTGCACGCCCCGAGCGCCGCTGGCCCCGGAGttgggggaccccccccccccccgctgcggCACCCTCAGGAGCTGCTCCGGCCCGAGTTCCTTCCCGGGACTCGGGGGTCCCCCATCCTGGGGCCTCTCCGGGGGGGCCCCTGCCGGCGTCATAGTTGGAGGAGATCCCCGGGGAACCTTGTCGCTGAACTGTGCCACATGGGGCACCGTGGCCCCCAGGGCGAGGGGCCCGTGGGTGCGTCCTGCTGTGGGTCCCCACGTGAACTTGGGGAAGTTAATGTATTCCTCCCGGCCAGCCCCTAACTGCCTTCACTCCAGGGGGTCCCTGGTCCCAGCTTTGtagagatggggagactgaggctgatGGGGTTCGGCCGCAGTCTGGGAGTCGGACCCAGCAGCATCCTCTCCCGTCCGCCTGGTGCTggtggggaaaccgaggcacagagtggctcagtggctggCTCAAGGTCACGGTGAGGGGAGCCGAGCTGCGGTGGGGACCCAGGTGACCTCGTGTCCAGCCTGCTGTGGCCGGCTGAGGTGTCCTGCACATCCTCCTCGGTGTCTAGTGCTAAGTGCAATATTGGGGGCAGCAGAAGTCCCTTGCAGTCAGGGTTGGAAAAGTTTGCTGGTGACTGACCATGTCCTGGACATCAGCTGAAGCCTCTGGGCCATCTCTGGCTCTCGGAGGCTGGAGTGCACTGGGGGTCCCATGGGAGATGGGCTTGGAGCTCCTACGGCTTTGGGGTCAGCCCCAGCACTCCTGGCTACACTGTGTTCCCATGGCTGGCTGGGCTGCGCATAGGAGCCGGGGAGGCCAGCCTCCCGCTTCCTGTCCCTGGGCCACTGGTCACTTTGCTCTGCTTCGAGTGCCGGCAGACACCCTCCAGAGCCCACTGTGCCTGCCATCCCGGTCCTGTCCCCTGGCGTTCTCCATCCTCGGGCAGAAAGTTGCATAAAGGGCTGTCTTTGAGGCAGACCCTGGGACAAGGGGAGCCAGTGTCCtgctgtggggggcagggagcgcacccagacaccccctcagTTGTCCAGCTGTGGGGTTGGGCCCTGGGGCGGAGGGCAGAGACCCCGGGCTGCAGAGGGACAGCCAGGCCACCACGGAGCGGGTTCCCTGAGCCGCCGGCCCCGCCAGTTACATGTGGGTTTGATTAAGGCTCTTCCCTGCGGCTGAGCGGGGGAGCCCAGTGGGCAGGGGGGGACCCCAGCGGGCAGGGCTTCCCCGGCCCAAGTTTTCGGTTTCAGCTTTGGAATCTCCGTCCCAGGCATAGCCTGTCCTTTGTTCTAGCAAACACCAAACACATGAGGAGCCTCAGATGGGGACGGAAGGGAGTGTTCAGGGCTGCCCCACCTGCCACGGGGCGCTGCAGGCAGGATCCCAGCGGGGGGTTGGAGGCCACCCTGGAGCCTGGCTCTGCCCGGCCGCTCGGACACCGTCTGTGGCGAACCCGACAGCCCCCACTCCGACAGGCTGACCAAAGGCCTCGATGGTCTAGGGACCCCCTAGGAGGAGGCCTGCTGTCCGGGGGTGGCTGGCCTGGAACCCGTGGCCAGTGACAGGGTGTGTGTCGGACACAGGAGGAGGGGTGTTGTTGGGCCTCGGGTCCGAGGGCACCCAGAAGGAGATCTCCCGAAGGCACAAATCCCAGGGACACGGCCCAGAGCAGAGATCAGGGTCAGCGAGCCTGCAGCGGGAGACGGCCCCACGGGGAGGGACGCGAGACACAGGCCTGGCTGGGCTGCAGGCAGCGGAGGCAGGTGGAGGTGAGGAAGCGCAAGGCCAGGGTGGGGGGCCGTgcctgagagagaggggggcacgCACAAAAGGCGGGCAAGGAAGGGAGTCAGGATGAGGGCTGGGCATACTGGA is part of the Mustela nigripes isolate SB6536 chromosome 2, MUSNIG.SB6536, whole genome shotgun sequence genome and encodes:
- the FAM174C gene encoding protein FAM174C — encoded protein: MGPRVSLRPLLLLVLLPRALLCGAEEAAPPSPRPAQATLSPTPAVTNGSQPGSPHNSTYSRPPGSPGSALLRSFYVLTGLSGLAALYFLIRAFRLKKPQRRRYGLLASSDDPAETASLDSDEEVVFETRNLR